In Mercurialis annua linkage group LG5, ddMerAnnu1.2, whole genome shotgun sequence, a single genomic region encodes these proteins:
- the LOC126682016 gene encoding uncharacterized protein LOC126682016: MGVGSSDSSLDNVFIIVFRPLSVSSIISKACEQHQEYLKATQKRTDLDGMTSNPSTVQSVPSAWLPPPTGCHKVNFDGAIDMNSKMGAIGFVVSDFAGKIVFTRARRFLGIVIPIVIEALALQTLMEEVLHTRYSNPIFERDCQVLIDAVSSSSSNDQDAGVILEDILSLVFRFSEIRFQYVNRNCYWVTHLVARKALFDDCFCRSHHSILE; this comes from the exons ATGGGggttggttcaagtg ATTCATCACTTGATAACGTTTTCATCATTGTATTTCGCCCTCTATCGGTTTCGTCAATTATTAGCAAAGCATGTGAACAACATCAAGAATATTTAAAGGCTACACAAAAAAGAACGGATTTAGATGGCATGACAAGTAATCCTTCGACTGTACAAAGTGTTCCATCTGCGTGGTTACCTCCACCGACGGGTTGTCATAAAGTTAATTTTGATGGCGCTATTGATATGAATTCCAAAATGGGAGCTATTGGCTTTGTAGTTAGTGATTTTGCAGGCAAAATTGTCTTTACTAGGGCTAGACGTTTTCTAGGCATAGTGATACCGATTGTGATAGAGGCGCTGGCGCTTCAGACATTAATGGAGGAGGTATTACATACAAGATACAGCAATCCAATCTTTGAAAGAGATTGTCAGGTTCTGATTGATGCTGTTAGTTCCTCCTCTAGTAATGATCAAGATGCCGGAGTAATATTAGAAGATATCCTTAGTCTAGTTTTCAGATTTTCGGAAATTAGATTTCAGTATGTCAACCGTAATTGTTATTGGGTGACCCATTTGGTGGCTAGAAAAGCCCTATTTGATGACTGCTTTTGCAGGTCTCATCATTCTATTTTGGAATGA